One window of the Populus nigra chromosome 4, ddPopNigr1.1, whole genome shotgun sequence genome contains the following:
- the LOC133691625 gene encoding WEB family protein At1g75720-like — protein MAAEGVIVLKRAEIDTRAPFRSVKEAVTLFGERVLAGELYANKLKEMHDGGTEYGQGPSRLGTVTAELEETKQRLEKAREQRTLMASCLCSLQEELERTKRELQQLKEREVERHMIESEIEDVKIVEDTTKFEARMQTFHEEAETEFQKKRYVTFANPPSLTRVIMPQVVEALERNPSLRKKKKKPLIPLIGGIFSKKKEKGSASP, from the exons ATGGCGGCTGAAGGAGTGATAGTACTCAAAAGGGCTGAGATTGATACTAGAGCACCATTCCGGTCTGTCAAAGAGGCTGTTACGCTGTTTGGCGAGAGAGTTTTAGCTGGGGAGCTATATGCCAACAAGCTCAAAGAG ATGCACGATGGAGGAACTGAATACGGGCAGGGCCCTTCCAGGCTTGGAACAGTGACAGCAGAGCTAGAGGAGACAAAACAAAGACTTGAAAAAGCTAGAGAACAAAGGACGCTCATGGCAAGCTGCCTTTGTTCTCTTCAAGAAGAACTTGAAAGAACAAAGAGAGAGCTTCAACAATTGAAGGAACGTGAAGTCGAAAGGCATATGATAGAATCTGAAATTGAAGATGTCAAGATTGTTGAAGATACCACAAAATTTGAAGCCAGAATGCAAACATTCCACGAAGAAGCTGAGACCGAGTTTCAAAAGAAGAGATATGTGACGTTTGCTAATCCCCCTTCCCTGACACGAGTCATAATGCCGCAAGTAGTTGAAGCACTTGAGAGAAACCCTTCtctaaggaaaaagaagaagaaaccattGATCCCACTGATAGGAGGGATTTTCTccaagaaaaaggagaaaggaAGCGCTTCCCCATGA